In Gulosibacter molinativorax, a single window of DNA contains:
- a CDS encoding cupin domain-containing protein — protein MTSTSRSELQLENNTFRVTKWIIDPGGVIPMHRHDYPYVVVPLMTGSMTVTMADGTVLSTELEAGASYTRPAGGEHEVANHSEDVTVEFVEIEWIG, from the coding sequence ATGACTTCCACGTCACGCAGCGAACTGCAGCTCGAAAACAACACCTTCCGCGTCACGAAGTGGATCATCGATCCGGGCGGTGTCATCCCGATGCACCGCCACGACTATCCCTATGTCGTCGTTCCGCTGATGACCGGCTCCATGACCGTGACGATGGCGGACGGCACGGTGCTCAGCACCGAGCTCGAGGCCGGAGCGAGCTACACCCGCCCGGCCGGTGGCGAGCACGAGGTCGCCAATCACAGCGAGGATGTGACCGTCGAGTTCGTCGAAATTGAATGGATCGGCTGA
- a CDS encoding arsenic resistance protein, translating to MLRRVVGVLSAPRPALVTGLFLVAIAVGTLTGWASPAAGEALGDLVDPLILVLVGAIFFTLRFDGWRALRSAPRTVAVVLRLLLRSLPQELRSRVLDAVDAAVPYLIAALIVYLFAANSRAIWSHPGDFGWVLLAVFVFFVATYALGEAVARLFRLEHGAHALLTMTTSARNAPLMLALTTAAFPEQPLVAAAIVLGMLIEFPHLTVLTQVFRRRDRAATSEKPAPVLLKT from the coding sequence GTGCTGAGGCGAGTCGTTGGCGTGTTGTCGGCGCCACGCCCGGCACTCGTCACCGGGCTATTCCTCGTGGCCATTGCTGTCGGGACGCTCACCGGCTGGGCGTCGCCGGCGGCGGGGGAAGCGCTCGGCGACCTCGTGGATCCGCTGATCCTCGTCCTGGTTGGCGCGATATTCTTCACGCTGCGCTTCGACGGTTGGCGGGCCCTGCGCTCGGCCCCGCGAACGGTCGCGGTCGTGCTTCGGCTCCTGCTGCGGAGCCTGCCGCAGGAACTCCGGTCCCGGGTGCTGGATGCGGTGGATGCGGCCGTGCCGTACCTGATCGCAGCGTTGATCGTGTACCTGTTTGCCGCGAACTCACGAGCGATCTGGTCGCATCCTGGCGACTTCGGTTGGGTGCTGCTCGCGGTATTCGTGTTCTTCGTCGCGACCTACGCACTCGGCGAAGCGGTGGCGCGGCTATTCCGGCTTGAACACGGTGCCCATGCGCTCCTCACCATGACGACGTCGGCACGGAACGCACCGCTGATGCTCGCGCTCACTACGGCCGCATTCCCCGAACAGCCGCTTGTCGCTGCGGCGATCGTGCTCGGGATGCTGATCGAGTTCCCGCACCTCACGGTGCTGACCCAGGTCTTCCGGCGGCGAGATCGGGCGGCGACGAGCGAAAAGCCCGCTCCGGTCTTGCTGAAGACGTGA
- a CDS encoding NAD(P)/FAD-dependent oxidoreductase translates to MASSPQALDALVIGAGPAGIGTALALAAVDDLHFGVLDRGQIGQTFLDWPEQQTFLTPSFTGNGFGATDLNSVHPETSPAFSIGVDYLNGAQYAKYLRSVAGHFQLPIMEEVEVAGVAVRSDGFEVFSNRGSVRARSLVWAGGEFGQPLVPRISGSTLTDHTSGAAAWAIRSGDVVVIGGYESGIDIACLHVENGAHVTVVDENTPWDAGSGSDPSFRLAPRSRVRLQRALATGRLSLVSARAVSVHAVGDGFATKLSDGENIRSDSKPIAATGFGSGLGPVQQLFTARPDGWPELDEDDQSTITPGLFLSGPSIRHGGLKFCFIYKFRQRFAHIARVIGERSGKDTSALEAWREAGMLTDDLSCCGAECAC, encoded by the coding sequence ATGGCATCCTCACCTCAGGCTCTCGATGCGCTCGTCATCGGAGCCGGCCCCGCCGGAATCGGCACGGCACTCGCACTCGCCGCGGTCGACGACCTCCACTTTGGTGTGTTGGATCGCGGGCAGATCGGCCAGACGTTCCTCGATTGGCCGGAGCAGCAGACCTTTCTCACGCCATCGTTCACCGGGAATGGCTTCGGCGCGACCGACCTCAACTCGGTGCATCCCGAGACCTCCCCGGCGTTCAGCATCGGCGTCGACTACCTGAACGGCGCTCAGTATGCGAAGTATCTCCGTAGCGTCGCCGGACACTTCCAGCTTCCCATCATGGAGGAAGTCGAGGTAGCCGGTGTTGCCGTGCGCAGCGACGGCTTCGAAGTGTTTAGCAATCGTGGGTCGGTCCGCGCACGCTCACTCGTGTGGGCTGGCGGCGAGTTCGGGCAGCCGCTCGTCCCACGAATCTCGGGCAGCACGCTGACCGATCACACCAGCGGTGCTGCGGCATGGGCAATTCGCTCGGGCGACGTCGTCGTGATCGGCGGCTATGAGTCCGGTATCGATATCGCGTGTCTTCACGTCGAGAACGGCGCGCACGTCACCGTCGTCGACGAGAACACACCCTGGGATGCGGGGAGCGGCTCGGATCCTTCGTTCCGGCTCGCGCCACGGTCGCGCGTCCGGCTCCAGCGGGCGCTCGCGACGGGGCGGCTTTCCCTCGTGAGCGCGCGGGCCGTGAGCGTGCATGCCGTCGGCGATGGCTTCGCCACGAAGTTGAGTGACGGCGAGAACATCCGCAGCGATTCGAAGCCCATCGCCGCGACCGGTTTTGGTTCGGGGCTCGGTCCGGTGCAACAGCTCTTCACTGCACGACCTGATGGTTGGCCGGAACTCGACGAGGATGACCAATCGACGATCACGCCCGGGCTCTTCCTCTCTGGGCCCTCGATTCGCCACGGCGGCCTGAAATTCTGCTTTATCTACAAGTTCCGCCAGCGATTCGCGCACATCGCGCGAGTTATCGGTGAGCGATCCGGGAAGGACACGAGCGCGCTCGAGGCCTGGCGTGAGGCCGGGATGCTCACGGACGACCTCTCCTGCTGCGGCGCGGAATGCGCGTGCTGA
- a CDS encoding type 2 periplasmic-binding domain-containing protein: MGRTFVDSTDVDSWLDAIAAGQGIGITASATAYHHPRPGIFYRPLRDCPPLQVRLAWWRDSRPVGVSDLVAEVTALYAGG, encoded by the coding sequence ATGGGAAGAACATTCGTCGATTCCACGGACGTCGACAGCTGGCTTGACGCGATCGCGGCCGGTCAGGGGATCGGGATCACCGCCAGCGCGACGGCCTACCACCATCCGCGACCGGGGATCTTCTACCGGCCGCTCAGGGACTGCCCGCCCCTGCAGGTGCGACTCGCGTGGTGGCGTGACTCACGACCTGTCGGGGTCAGTGATCTCGTTGCCGAGGTGACCGCGCTCTACGCGGGTGGCTGA
- a CDS encoding IS481 family transposase has translation MSYVTHARAALTVEGRIKIARLVIEEGWTQARVAERFQVARSTVSKWVARYRAGGRAGMQDRSSRPVTSPTRTPQRTERRIIGLRVTHRWGPHRIAYHLHLAQSTVSKVLRRYRVPLLGQVDKNTGVRVRRAEPVRYERETPGELVHVDVKKLGRIPDGGGWRTLGRPAGRKHRSGVGYTYLHSAIDDNSRLVYSEILDDERKDTAAGFWERANAFYASEGITVQRVMTDNGSCYRSNAFNTALGEDVKHLYTCPYRPQTNGKIERFHRTLADEWAYATHYASDQQRAESYPAWLHHYNHHRPHTGIRGKSPIDRVHNVNGKNIRRFHGRRQLA, from the coding sequence ATGTCATACGTTACTCATGCCCGCGCCGCGCTCACAGTAGAAGGCCGCATCAAAATCGCTCGACTGGTGATCGAGGAAGGCTGGACCCAAGCGCGGGTCGCCGAACGCTTCCAAGTAGCCCGCAGCACGGTCTCCAAGTGGGTCGCCCGCTACCGTGCCGGTGGCCGCGCGGGAATGCAGGACCGCTCTTCCCGGCCAGTAACCTCCCCGACACGGACCCCGCAACGCACTGAGCGACGCATCATCGGGCTGCGCGTCACCCACCGGTGGGGACCCCACCGCATCGCCTATCACCTGCACTTGGCGCAGTCCACGGTGTCCAAAGTCTTGCGCCGGTACCGCGTGCCGCTGCTGGGGCAGGTCGATAAGAACACCGGGGTCCGGGTCCGGCGGGCAGAACCGGTGCGATACGAACGTGAGACGCCGGGCGAGTTGGTGCATGTGGATGTGAAGAAACTCGGCCGTATCCCGGACGGTGGCGGCTGGCGTACCCTCGGGCGACCCGCCGGGCGCAAACACCGTTCCGGTGTCGGCTATACGTATCTGCATTCCGCGATCGATGACAATTCGCGGCTGGTGTACTCGGAAATCCTTGACGACGAACGCAAAGACACCGCGGCCGGATTCTGGGAGCGGGCGAACGCGTTCTACGCCAGCGAAGGGATTACCGTGCAGCGGGTGATGACCGACAACGGCTCCTGCTACCGGTCGAACGCGTTCAATACTGCGCTTGGTGAGGACGTGAAACACCTGTACACCTGCCCGTATCGGCCACAGACCAACGGCAAGATCGAACGGTTCCACCGCACCCTCGCCGATGAATGGGCCTATGCCACTCATTACGCCTCAGACCAGCAGCGTGCCGAGAGCTATCCGGCCTGGCTCCATCATTACAATCATCACCGACCCCATACCGGTATCCGAGGAAAATCACCCATCGACCGCGTCCACAACGTCAATGGGAAGAACATTCGTCGATTCCACGGACGTCGACAGCTGGCTTGA
- a CDS encoding EamA family transporter, giving the protein MRKRQTTVTEAATRHSAGPRRQAEGLALMMASPAASQTGAAFGAMAFPVLGPVGVVAIRQLLTTAVLSSLVPYTADLQALRRVTPSVFATFTSSHPVWAAIAGWVILHQALEVREWLGIGLIVASNTVISLHTLRRVPQHVG; this is encoded by the coding sequence ATGAGGAAGCGTCAGACCACGGTGACGGAAGCCGCAACACGGCACAGCGCCGGACCCCGCCGACAGGCCGAGGGGCTCGCGCTCATGATGGCGAGCCCGGCCGCAAGCCAGACCGGCGCGGCCTTCGGCGCAATGGCTTTCCCCGTCCTCGGTCCGGTCGGCGTGGTGGCGATCCGCCAGCTCCTGACCACTGCCGTGCTGTCCTCGCTCGTTCCCTACACGGCGGACCTGCAGGCCCTGCGCCGCGTCACGCCATCTGTCTTCGCCACGTTCACGAGCAGCCACCCCGTGTGGGCGGCGATCGCGGGCTGGGTCATCCTCCACCAGGCCCTCGAGGTCAGGGAATGGCTCGGCATCGGGCTCATCGTCGCGAGCAACACGGTCATTTCGCTGCATACGCTGCGGCGAGTGCCGCAACACGTCGGCTGA
- the rdgB gene encoding RdgB/HAM1 family non-canonical purine NTP pyrophosphatase, producing MNSADGVAPATRVVLATKNEHKIDELRRILTPALPTLELVGYDGPSPVESGLSFQENALIKARAAAAHTGLPAIADDSGIAVDILGGMPGIFSARWSGPDRSDEDNWQLLLWQLNDVPDFARTAQFVASAAIVVPGRFADSVLGKWHGSILRSARGDGGFGYDPVFSPDGSTRSAAEMLPEQKDAVSHRRRAFDALIPVLKSSLGL from the coding sequence ATGAATTCCGCCGATGGCGTGGCGCCCGCCACGCGCGTAGTGCTCGCGACGAAGAACGAGCACAAGATCGACGAGCTTCGGCGCATCCTGACTCCGGCGCTGCCGACGCTCGAGCTCGTGGGATATGACGGGCCGTCCCCGGTCGAGTCGGGCCTGAGTTTTCAAGAGAACGCGCTGATTAAGGCCCGCGCCGCGGCCGCCCACACGGGTCTGCCCGCGATCGCCGACGACTCGGGCATCGCGGTCGACATTCTCGGCGGCATGCCGGGCATCTTTTCGGCCCGCTGGTCGGGGCCCGATCGCAGCGACGAAGACAACTGGCAGCTGCTGCTCTGGCAGCTCAACGACGTACCCGACTTCGCGCGCACCGCGCAGTTTGTGGCCTCGGCCGCTATCGTCGTGCCCGGGCGCTTCGCCGACTCGGTGCTCGGGAAGTGGCACGGCTCCATCCTCCGCAGCGCGCGTGGCGATGGCGGGTTCGGCTACGACCCTGTCTTCAGCCCCGATGGATCGACGCGCTCGGCTGCCGAGATGCTTCCCGAGCAGAAGGATGCGGTGAGTCACCGCCGGCGGGCCTTCGACGCGCTGATCCCGGTGCTCAAGTCGTCGCTGGGGCTGTAG
- the rph gene encoding ribonuclease PH, with protein MTNRADGRALDELRPVTIERGWSAQAEGSALISFGDTKVLCTASFTPGVPRWLTGKGTGWVTAEYAMLPRATNERSQREAVKGKIGGRTHEISRLIGRSLRAAIDMKALGENTIVLDCDVLQADGGTRTAAITGAFVALADSIEWARARKHITRKAEVLKHSVSAVSVGIIDGVPMLDLPYEEDVRADTDMNVVMTGSGKFVEVQGTAEQEPFDGTELNELLALAIKGNADLARIQSGVLSQ; from the coding sequence ATGACTAACCGTGCCGACGGCCGTGCACTCGACGAACTTCGCCCCGTGACGATCGAGCGAGGCTGGAGCGCGCAGGCCGAGGGTTCGGCGCTGATCTCGTTCGGCGACACGAAGGTGCTGTGCACCGCATCCTTCACGCCCGGCGTGCCGCGCTGGCTCACGGGCAAGGGCACCGGCTGGGTGACCGCGGAGTATGCGATGCTCCCGCGTGCGACCAACGAGCGCTCCCAGCGCGAGGCGGTCAAGGGCAAGATCGGCGGGCGGACGCACGAAATCTCGCGACTGATCGGTCGCTCGCTACGCGCCGCGATCGACATGAAAGCACTCGGTGAGAACACGATCGTGCTCGACTGCGACGTGCTGCAGGCGGACGGCGGGACGCGCACCGCAGCCATCACGGGGGCCTTCGTGGCGCTGGCCGATTCGATCGAGTGGGCGCGCGCCAGGAAGCACATCACCCGCAAGGCAGAGGTGCTCAAGCACTCGGTGTCGGCAGTCTCGGTTGGCATCATCGACGGCGTGCCGATGCTCGACCTGCCCTATGAGGAGGATGTGCGGGCCGACACCGACATGAACGTCGTGATGACCGGCTCGGGCAAGTTCGTCGAGGTGCAGGGCACGGCGGAGCAGGAGCCGTTCGACGGCACCGAGCTGAACGAGCTGCTCGCGCTCGCCATCAAGGGCAACGCGGACCTTGCGCGCATCCAGTCGGGGGTCTTGTCGCAATGA
- the murI gene encoding glutamate racemase, protein MSSAPIGIFDSGVGGLTVAREIRAQLPRESISYVGDTAHSPYGSKTIAQVREYSLEILDELVAEGVKMLVIACNTASAAMLRDARERYDVPVVEVIVPAVRAAMHSTHTGRVGVIATEATIGSQAYQDAFAAAVNLELTAQACPRFVEFVERGDTTSPELVALAGEYLEPLKQAEVDTVVLGCTHYPFLKGVIGYVMGPDVTLVSSDVETAQDVYRTLATEGLLNPGDTPPTYSYRATGENTEAFVTLANRFLGSDIRHVERLKTGRIPTIRS, encoded by the coding sequence GTGAGTAGTGCACCAATCGGAATATTTGACTCGGGCGTTGGCGGCCTGACGGTGGCCCGCGAGATCCGGGCCCAGCTGCCACGCGAATCCATTTCCTATGTGGGCGACACGGCGCACTCGCCCTACGGCTCGAAGACCATCGCGCAGGTACGAGAGTATTCGCTCGAGATCCTCGATGAGCTCGTCGCCGAGGGCGTCAAGATGCTCGTGATCGCGTGCAACACCGCGTCGGCCGCGATGCTGCGAGATGCGCGCGAACGGTATGACGTTCCGGTTGTGGAGGTCATCGTGCCCGCGGTTCGTGCCGCCATGCATTCGACACACACCGGCCGCGTCGGCGTGATCGCGACCGAGGCGACGATCGGTTCGCAGGCCTATCAGGATGCGTTTGCCGCGGCCGTGAATCTCGAGCTCACGGCGCAGGCCTGCCCGCGATTCGTGGAGTTTGTCGAACGCGGCGACACAACGAGTCCCGAGCTCGTCGCGCTCGCCGGGGAGTATCTCGAGCCGCTCAAGCAGGCCGAAGTCGACACGGTTGTGCTCGGTTGCACGCACTATCCCTTCCTCAAGGGTGTCATCGGCTACGTCATGGGGCCGGATGTGACCCTCGTTTCGAGCGATGTCGAGACGGCGCAGGACGTCTACCGCACACTCGCGACTGAGGGATTGCTCAACCCCGGCGACACTCCGCCCACCTATAGTTATCGAGCCACGGGCGAAAACACCGAGGCGTTCGTGACCCTCGCGAACCGGTTCCTGGGCTCCGATATCCGTCACGTCGAACGACTCAAGACGGGCCGCATCCCCACGATCCGCAGCTGA
- a CDS encoding nicotinate phosphoribosyltransferase, protein MTQDSVNRTLGIRPATAPSTALLTDHYELTMVDAALKDGTAQRECVFELFARKLPNDRRYGVSVGIGRALELLEHFRFSDAELQFLSDTKVVSPETVDWLANYRFSGSIRGYREGEVYFPQSPLLEVRSSFAEGVVLETLLLSVYNYDSAVASAAARMVSAADGRPLAEMGSRRTGERSAVAAARAAYIAGFAATSNLEAGRAWGVPTMGTAAHSWTLLHESEEEAFRSQVESLGVDTTLLVDTYDVEQGVRNAVAAAGTDLGGVRIDSGDLPVQVREVRDQLDDLGAVNTKITVTNDLDEFAIAALAASPVDSFGVGTSVVTGSGSVASGMVYKLVARKDARDNWVPVAKASPGKHSVGGLKFPVRRRDEGVASGELISVGGLPVGDDDDRPLYVDFVVDGEIDRQWIGPAGVTRAREHHAMAIAELPRTARRLGRGEPALATYYIDEHGNTSLA, encoded by the coding sequence ATGACGCAGGATTCAGTGAACCGCACCCTCGGCATCCGCCCAGCCACTGCCCCCTCGACGGCGCTGTTGACGGACCACTACGAACTCACGATGGTCGACGCCGCACTGAAAGACGGCACCGCGCAGCGCGAATGCGTCTTCGAACTCTTCGCCCGAAAACTGCCGAACGACCGCCGCTACGGCGTCAGCGTCGGCATCGGTCGCGCCCTCGAGCTCCTCGAGCACTTCCGGTTCTCGGATGCGGAGCTCCAGTTCCTGAGCGACACGAAGGTCGTCAGCCCCGAGACGGTCGACTGGCTTGCGAACTACCGCTTCTCGGGTTCGATCCGCGGCTACCGCGAGGGCGAGGTCTACTTCCCGCAGTCGCCGCTGCTTGAGGTCCGTTCCTCGTTTGCCGAGGGGGTTGTGCTCGAGACGCTGCTGCTGAGCGTCTACAACTACGACTCGGCCGTCGCATCCGCCGCCGCCCGCATGGTCTCCGCCGCGGATGGCCGCCCGCTCGCTGAAATGGGATCGCGCCGCACGGGCGAGCGCAGCGCGGTCGCCGCGGCGCGCGCCGCGTACATCGCGGGCTTTGCCGCCACCTCCAACCTCGAGGCCGGTCGCGCGTGGGGTGTGCCGACGATGGGCACCGCGGCGCACTCGTGGACGCTGCTGCACGAGTCGGAAGAAGAAGCATTCCGCTCGCAGGTCGAGTCGCTCGGCGTCGACACGACGCTGCTCGTCGACACCTACGACGTCGAGCAGGGCGTGCGCAACGCCGTCGCCGCCGCCGGCACCGACCTCGGCGGCGTGCGCATCGACTCTGGCGACCTTCCGGTGCAGGTGCGCGAGGTGCGCGACCAGCTCGACGACCTCGGCGCTGTGAACACGAAGATCACCGTCACGAACGACCTCGACGAGTTTGCGATCGCCGCCCTCGCAGCCTCCCCCGTCGATTCCTTCGGCGTCGGCACGAGCGTCGTGACGGGCTCCGGTTCGGTCGCCTCAGGCATGGTCTACAAGCTCGTCGCCCGCAAGGATGCTAGGGACAACTGGGTGCCCGTCGCCAAGGCATCCCCCGGCAAGCACTCGGTCGGCGGCCTCAAATTCCCGGTGCGTCGCCGCGATGAAGGCGTCGCCTCGGGCGAGCTGATCTCAGTCGGAGGCCTGCCGGTTGGCGACGATGACGACCGTCCGCTCTACGTCGATTTCGTCGTGGACGGCGAGATCGACCGCCAGTGGATCGGCCCCGCGGGCGTCACCCGGGCGCGGGAGCACCACGCGATGGCCATCGCGGAGCTCCCCCGCACCGCGCGACGACTCGGCCGCGGCGAGCCCGCCCTCGCGACCTACTACATCGACGAGCACGGGAATACCTCGCTCGCGTAG
- a CDS encoding enoyl-CoA hydratase/isomerase family protein has product MQVDIEIADSIATITLNEPATRNALHDEALVEIHEHLDSAAAAEDVTTVVIRGASRAFTSGGSMTSLLELAELRRGPDGAEIVAQRTRQNSSLVERILAQPQLTVALISGPVAGAGLGIAGACDLRFAVPEAKFVPGFGSLGLTTDLGALAMVRRAIGDAAANSWFISGEIWSADVARERGYLDGVLTEADALARITKLSGRLTPDDRHRIARQRSLSFAAAALAAELDREADAFTESIDAEFAQLRIRAAQR; this is encoded by the coding sequence ATGCAGGTAGATATCGAGATCGCAGATTCCATCGCGACGATCACCCTGAACGAACCGGCCACTCGAAACGCCCTTCACGACGAGGCGCTGGTGGAAATTCACGAGCACCTCGACTCGGCAGCGGCCGCCGAAGACGTGACCACGGTCGTGATTCGAGGCGCTAGTAGGGCCTTCACGTCAGGCGGTTCGATGACCTCGCTGCTTGAGCTTGCTGAGCTGCGTCGAGGACCCGATGGGGCGGAAATCGTCGCGCAGCGAACGCGTCAAAACTCCTCGCTGGTCGAGCGGATTCTCGCGCAACCGCAGCTCACGGTTGCGCTCATTAGCGGACCGGTGGCGGGCGCTGGCCTGGGAATCGCGGGCGCCTGTGACCTGCGATTCGCGGTCCCGGAGGCCAAATTCGTGCCGGGCTTCGGTTCGCTTGGCCTCACGACTGATCTAGGGGCGTTGGCGATGGTCCGTCGCGCGATCGGCGACGCTGCGGCAAACTCGTGGTTTATCAGCGGGGAAATTTGGAGTGCCGATGTGGCGCGCGAACGCGGTTACCTCGATGGTGTGCTGACCGAAGCGGACGCCCTGGCGCGAATTACCAAGCTGAGCGGTCGGCTGACGCCGGATGATCGGCACCGAATTGCGCGGCAGCGCTCGTTGAGCTTCGCCGCCGCCGCCCTCGCCGCGGAGCTCGACCGGGAAGCGGACGCCTTCACTGAGTCGATCGACGCCGAATTCGCGCAGCTACGGATACGGGCAGCGCAGCGGTAA
- a CDS encoding MarR family winged helix-turn-helix transcriptional regulator has protein sequence MRGTNAQNLAESESGAVPRLDRPPTHREFERAAQSTMAQGGQTDAASLLALTLSLSRATTRFERDLDLNAYRPVGLSLSAYRILFSLCAMGPLRPGDLSDLTGLAPGSVTSILTRLEADGHIDRRRNETNRRESIVTVTPSGRALTNRAMKASAARQERWLSAFTRGEVIELTRLLHRLIDHDPDSPTFGDN, from the coding sequence TTGCGGGGAACTAACGCCCAGAACCTCGCCGAATCCGAGTCGGGCGCGGTACCGCGTCTCGATCGTCCGCCGACGCACCGCGAGTTTGAACGCGCTGCCCAATCGACGATGGCGCAGGGTGGGCAAACGGATGCGGCATCGCTGCTCGCGCTAACGCTCTCGCTGTCACGGGCAACGACTCGGTTCGAGCGAGATCTCGACCTCAACGCGTATCGTCCGGTTGGGCTCAGCCTTTCGGCGTACCGCATCCTCTTTTCGCTGTGCGCGATGGGCCCGCTTCGGCCGGGCGATCTGAGTGATCTGACTGGGCTCGCGCCCGGGTCAGTGACGAGCATCCTGACTCGGCTCGAGGCTGACGGACACATCGACCGGCGGCGGAACGAGACCAATCGTCGCGAATCGATCGTGACCGTGACGCCGTCGGGGCGTGCGTTGACGAATCGGGCGATGAAAGCATCGGCGGCGCGTCAGGAGCGCTGGCTTTCGGCCTTCACCCGCGGCGAGGTCATTGAGCTAACTCGACTTTTGCATCGGCTGATCGACCACGATCCCGATAGCCCTACTTTTGGAGACAACTAA
- a CDS encoding PaaI family thioesterase, protein MTDSVQQDESGEQNESATQTPRERVQHQIDHDAAVQWLGIEFLEVEETGVTLRLPVRDEMRNGFGIVHGGFPYLLADTAFAFSGTAAGTPMVTHQSNTTYTAPAKGSVLSATAKILHRYGRNVICDVSVRDDDGTVVAYLSMHGVVSKKVASTGNSKLAGN, encoded by the coding sequence ATGACTGACTCGGTTCAACAGGACGAAAGCGGCGAACAGAACGAAAGCGCGACGCAGACTCCTCGGGAGCGCGTGCAGCACCAGATTGATCACGACGCCGCAGTGCAGTGGCTCGGGATCGAGTTTCTTGAGGTGGAAGAGACCGGCGTTACGCTGCGTCTCCCGGTGCGCGACGAGATGCGCAACGGGTTCGGGATCGTGCACGGCGGATTCCCGTACCTACTCGCGGACACTGCGTTCGCGTTCAGCGGGACGGCCGCGGGCACGCCGATGGTCACACACCAGTCGAACACGACCTACACGGCACCGGCGAAGGGGAGCGTCCTCAGCGCTACCGCCAAGATTCTCCATCGCTATGGTCGCAACGTGATTTGCGATGTCTCTGTTCGCGACGATGACGGCACAGTGGTCGCATACCTGTCGATGCACGGAGTCGTGTCGAAGAAGGTCGCGTCGACGGGTAACTCGAAACTTGCGGGGAACTAA
- a CDS encoding enoyl-CoA hydratase-related protein, which yields MSDAVLTDAVLTELKDHILHVTINRPDALNAVNVEVARGIAAALIRAEEDPVVRCVLLSGAGDRVFSAGADLKSMAAGGNVVPQDAPYAEYGFGGSTDKTTSKPIVAAANGSAYGGGVEMLLQSDVVIVERGREFALPEVKVGIFAGAGGVYRLPAMLPRAVALDMLLTGEAISAERMYELGFASRIVEHGEALAEGERVAKLIAGNAPLPVVASKRIARHLEDGKSVTEADQVALSHRLFAEVLASEDAVEGPRAFSEKRAPVWKGK from the coding sequence ATGAGCGATGCTGTACTGACCGATGCAGTCCTGACCGAGCTGAAGGACCACATCCTCCACGTCACGATCAACCGGCCCGACGCGCTGAATGCCGTCAACGTGGAAGTCGCCCGCGGCATCGCCGCAGCGCTCATCCGCGCGGAAGAAGATCCAGTGGTGCGCTGCGTGCTGCTCAGCGGTGCTGGAGACCGAGTCTTTAGCGCAGGCGCCGACCTCAAATCGATGGCTGCTGGCGGAAACGTTGTTCCACAAGACGCGCCGTATGCCGAGTATGGGTTTGGCGGTAGTACCGACAAGACCACCTCGAAACCAATCGTCGCCGCGGCCAACGGCTCGGCCTACGGCGGCGGCGTAGAAATGCTGCTCCAATCCGACGTCGTGATCGTCGAACGCGGCCGCGAGTTTGCGCTGCCGGAAGTGAAGGTCGGTATTTTCGCCGGCGCCGGCGGGGTATACCGCCTGCCCGCGATGCTGCCGCGCGCCGTCGCACTCGACATGCTGCTGACCGGCGAGGCGATCTCGGCCGAGCGGATGTACGAGCTTGGTTTCGCGAGTCGCATCGTCGAACACGGTGAAGCGCTGGCCGAGGGCGAGCGAGTCGCGAAGCTGATTGCCGGAAATGCGCCCCTGCCGGTCGTCGCGTCGAAGCGCATTGCGCGTCACCTCGAGGACGGCAAGAGCGTCACAGAGGCCGATCAGGTTGCCCTGAGCCATAGACTTTTTGCAGAGGTTCTCGCGAGCGAAGACGCCGTCGAGGGCCCCCGCGCATTCTCGGAGAAGCGGGCTCCAGTTTGGAAAGGGAAATAG